The sequence CCTGGGTCAGGCAGGTCTTGCCCGCTCCCAGATTTCCCACGAGCAGGAAAACGTCACCGGGCTGGGCCAGTTCGCCGAGGCGCTTACCCAGTTCCTGCGTCTGCTCCGGGCTATGGCTGACCAATTCCAGTGAACTCATCATAAAGCAATTCAATTTTAAATTAGGACGAAGCAGGTGGCAGACCGGAGCCTATCCGGTGGTGAAATGCTCCCACCCCGTTCGAGCCAGGTCAAGCGTGTTTCCTCTGGCATCCACCAGGACTACTTTACCTTTCTGCTCAGCGGTAATCTCTCCGATTATCGTCACCGGGCAGGTAACCGCCGCCTGCACCTTACTGATAACTTCAGCGCTGGCGGTAAACAGAAGCTCATAGGCCTCTCCCCCCGATAACGTCAGTTCCAGCGCCCTCTCCCCGAAGTTTTTCCGCACCTCAGGCAGGATAGGCACACGCTCAACCTCGATACGGGCGCCAACCTGACTCGCCTGGCAGATATGCCCCAGGTCACCGATCAAGCCATCGCTGATGTCTATCGCCGTTTTCACTCCCTGGTCTACCAGCACCTGCCCCTCAACCACCCGCGGGTACGGTCGCTGGAAAGCTCTTTTCAAAGAAATGGCCGCTTCAGCATCAAACTTCAGGTCTTTGGTCAGCATCTCCAGCCCGGCTGCCGCCGCTCCCGGATAGCCGGTAAACGCCACCTTATCACCGGGTTTGGCCGCGGAGCGGGTGAGTATCCCCCGCTCCCGGCTGCCATTGCTGCCCAAGACGGTAATGTCGAGAACCACCAGCGGCGCATAGCTGATATTCCCGCCAGCGATAGCCACCCCGAACTGTCCCGCCAGTCCCAGCATCCCCCGGTAGAGCGCGGTAACATCGGCGACCTCGGTAGTGCCGGGCAGAGCCAGTGATACCAGAGCATACCGGGGCAGGCCACCCATGGCGGCGATATCGCTCAGGTTAGCCGCCAGCGCCCTCCAGCCCAGGTCCTCCCAGGAAACAATGTCCAGGGTGAAGTGGACACCCTGAATCAGGGAATCCACGGTAACCAGCTGAATGGAGCTGTCGCCTGACCAGGCGGCGGCATCATCGCCGATACCGAGGATAAGCTGCTGCCAGGCTTTCTGTTTCTCATCACGGGCGGCATAAGCCATCTCCGCCAGCTGGTCAATCAGGCCGAATTCACCAATCTCGGAAACCTTCACAGCGGAATTATAACATGAATTCAGAAGGGGGTCACGCTGGAGGCGGCCATCGGTCAGCGTTGCCTTTTCAAACCGGGTCTGCTATTTTATAATTAATCAATTCAGAAATACCGCCTGGAATATTTCAGGAAAACAGACGGGGACGGGAATACAGGAGAAAATAGATAAATAAATGCATGAAGACTATTTAAAAGAATACAAAGATAAAACGATACTTATCACCGGCGGCGCGGGCTGTATCGGCTCCAACCTGACCCGAGCCCTGATTAAGGCGGAAGCGGCGAAAATTGTGGTTCTTGACGACCTCTCCGCCGCGGCAAAATGGAATGTCCCGGAACACCCGAGTGTCGTCTTTCTCAAGG comes from Dehalococcoidales bacterium and encodes:
- the thiL gene encoding thiamine-phosphate kinase; translation: MKVSEIGEFGLIDQLAEMAYAARDEKQKAWQQLILGIGDDAAAWSGDSSIQLVTVDSLIQGVHFTLDIVSWEDLGWRALAANLSDIAAMGGLPRYALVSLALPGTTEVADVTALYRGMLGLAGQFGVAIAGGNISYAPLVVLDITVLGSNGSRERGILTRSAAKPGDKVAFTGYPGAAAAGLEMLTKDLKFDAEAAISLKRAFQRPYPRVVEGQVLVDQGVKTAIDISDGLIGDLGHICQASQVGARIEVERVPILPEVRKNFGERALELTLSGGEAYELLFTASAEVISKVQAAVTCPVTIIGEITAEQKGKVVLVDARGNTLDLARTGWEHFTTG